The following nucleotide sequence is from uncultured Draconibacterium sp..
GCCGGGTTATGGCCGTTGGTTAACACTGGGAGCAACAACCAGCTGGGAAAATTGGGATACCGGAGGTTCGCATAATCATCCGATGTTTGGTGGTGGTTTGGTGTGGTTGTATCGTCAGCTGGCAGGTATGCAGGCCGATGAGGAAATACCGGGATACCGTCATATCATTTTTCATCCGCAACCGGTTGAAGAAATGGAATTTGCCAAGTATTACAACAAAACTCCTTATGGAAAGGCCGGAATAAAATGGCAGCAGGATGAGGGGAAACTGAATGTTGATATTACCGTTCCGGTTGGTTGCACGGCAACAGTGATTTTACCGGGAGCAGATTTTGTAGCCGACGAAAATGAAGGAGTAAAAATTGTTTCGCAAGCCCAAAACGAATTGGTTCTTGAAGTTGGATCGGGTACCTATAATTTTAGCAATTAAGTAAAGCCTAAAAAATGATCCTATGAACTGGAAGAAACTTATTATTACAATTTTTAGGACCGCCATCGGCTGGCACTTTTTATACGAAGGCGTAGCAAAATTGGCCGATGGTAACTGGAGTGCTGCCGGATATTTATTCAGCTCAACAGGGCCATTGTCCGGTTTTTATCAGTGGATGGGTGGTTCCGAAAGTATTATGAATGTTGTCGATCCGCTGAATATGGCGGCGCTGATTCTTATCGGGCTGGGGCTCACACTTGGTCTGGCCATTCGTGTTTCAGCGGCTTCGGGCGTTGTTTTGCTTTTGCTGTATTATTTTGCGCATCCGCCATTTGGTGGTTCGCTGCTGGCCAATACCGAAGGCAGTCTGTACATTGTAAACAAAAATGTGATTGAAGCGCTGGCTCTGCTCGTTTTGTTTGTTCTGAAAGAAAAAGGCTGGGGATTGTATTCACTGGCTATTTTTTCGAAGAAGAAAGATGCGGATGATGGTTCTTCTTCTGTGAAATCCCGAAGAGAGGCTTTAAAAAACCTGGCAACAATTCCTGCATTGGGTGTTTTGGGACTGGGAGCTTTTAACGAAACTCAAAAGTTCGGTGTCGATACACTTTCGGGGGCCACAATAAAAGTTGGCGGAGCTGATATTAAAGAACTAAAAGGAGAACTTCCAAAAGGCAAGATCGGCCCACACGAAATTAGCCGTTTGGTGGCTGGTGGAAATCTCATTGGCGGCTGGGCACACTCGCGCGATCTGCATTATGTGCCTTCACTGTTCAGGGCTTACAATACCGAAAAGAAAATTTTTGAGACGCTGATGTTGGCCGAGGAAGCCGGAATTAACACCATCAATATCGGTTTTCCGACAAATGCGACGATGCAGAAATATAAGAAGTTGACCGGGAGTAAAATTAAGGTGATCACCCAGGTGCACCCCGATGCCGATAACAACGATTACGTGGTGAATATCAATAAAGCCATCGATTTTGGTGTGGACATTATCCAGATTCAGGGGAATTGGTGTGATTGGCTGGTGCGCGATAATAAACTGGATAAAATCGATTTAATGCTGAATCATATACGTGAACAAGGATATACCGCAGGACTGGCTTCGCACACGGTTGATTCGCTGATTGCCTGCGAGGAGCAGGGGATCATTCCGGATTATTACATGAAAACCATGCATCACGATAATTACTGGTCGGCACACCCGCGTGAGAACCGTTTTCCTTTTGAAGTGGATGGTAAAAAATATGCCGATCATAACCGTTTTCACGATAACCTGTTTTGTTTGTATCCTGATAAAACGGTTGAGTTTGTTAATCGTGCAACAGTTCCGGTAATGGGCTTTAAAGTGCTTGCTGCCGGTGCCATTCAGCCCGAAGATGGTTTTAACTGGGCCTTTAAAAATGGCGCCGATTTTATCTGTGTGGGCATGTTCGATTTTCAGGTAGTAAACGATGTAAATATTACCATCGATACGCTGAATAATTTGCAGGGACGTTCGCGAAAATGGTATGGTTAAAGACCTGTCAACTAAATAAAAAAGAGTGATTGAATTAAATTTTCAATCACTCTTTTTGTTTGATATTCATTTACAGATTCCTAATCTCTGAATCCGCTTTGTGGAACCTTGTTAAAGCGCCTGTTCATTTTGTGTTCACCATCAACGTATATTTCCATCACATAACGTCCTTCTTCCAGATGCCGCAGATCAAGGCCGGTTTGAGCATCTTTAATGTTGGTGAACTCGTGTGTTTCAATGTACTCGCCATCTTTTGTAATGCGTACTTTTAGTGTAGATGGTTTGTTCGTGGTTGTATAAATGGTGGCGTAATCTTTTACCATGCGCGGGTAAATATTTACCGACAGATGCTCAATTGTAGTGTCCACTTTAAAATCGTTGTCGGTTTTGAAGGCATAAAACTGTCCGTTTCCACAGTCGCTTTCAAATAAATGAATGAGGTTTCCTTCGGTGTCTTTTAAACGCAAACGCCCGTAACCTGCATCGGCCAAAAACCAGAACTCCAGTCCTTCGCCGGCTGTGTCAATCAGGTTCAGGAAATACGTTCCTTCTACCAATTCAAGCGTATCGATGTAAGTTGTGGCCGAATCGAGCATTTCGGGTGTTTTTGAATAAACCGTGTCGTAGTTGCTGCTAACAATCTGTACCCAGTTGTCTTCGGGTTTGTTGTTGGTCATAAATTCCACCACAAATTTCGACGGGATTGTCGGAATGCTTTCAAAGTCAGCATTCATATTGTTATCACCATCCCATTCGTCTTCTTTACCATTGGGTTCTTCCAAAATCACCGAAAAGGTATTTATGCCTTCTTTCATATCGATTTCTCCCGGAAGTGCTATAATAGCGGCTTCATAAAAACCGAGGTTGCCTTTCCATTGATAGGTTTTCTCTTCAAATCCCTTGGTTGAATAAATGATCTTCAGCTTTTTTAAATCGCGGCTACCCAGGTTTCGTATTTTAATAAGCGGACTGAAACCACGTGGATTAAAACGGTTGTAATTGTCTTTCAAATTCGGTGCAATAATTTCTTCAATGGTCACATCATTTTCATTATTCGGGGCAGCATATTGGAAAAGGTATGACGTGATTTGCTCATGTGGCTGATCTGTATTGTTGGCCGTAAATGGTTCCATGTCGAGGTCGATTTCGTGACTTCCTTTTTTCATAGGAATATCAACCACATCGGGCACTTGCAAATCGCCGGGGCACCAGTAAGCACGGTCAAAAATCCATGTTCCGCCTTGCGGATAAAGCGGGTTGTTACCACAGTCTTTCCACATATCGCGATGGTCAACAACTTCTCCGTCGAATTTTAACTCGCGCCAACGACTACAAAATTCGCTACACCCGCTAGGTTCGTCCATTCCGTGTCCGGTATGCTGGATACGAAAACGGGCAAAGCTGGCATTTTCTGCTGTTGTAAATGTTTTTGGCGAAAGCTGTTTTTCAATGGGATTTTCCGGATCGCCGTAACGATAATTGTCGTCCCACATTTTTTCAACTGAGATAAAATCGGCTACCTGCGGGCCAAAAGTAATATCGAAATCTAGTGTTAAATCCCAACCCAGATCGGGAGATTCGTACCCCGAGTGAATATATTCTATCTCCACGCTGTCGCGCAGAAAAGCCTGAAAATCTGTTACGTCAATGCTCCATGTGTAACTCCAGCCTTCTTTAAAATTACTTCCGTAAGGAGTTAGCATGCGGCCAATTTCGTAGTTGATCATTTCGCCGTTAACGCCTCCTTTTCGAAGGATTTTCACGCGATCCATGTAATCCCAGTGGGCAATGGCGCGATCTTCAGGATAAGCAAGCGTAAGGTTCAACACAATTCTCCTGATCTCTTTATCAGCTGATGGGAAATTGCCCCATTTTACAAAGCTTTTCACACCTTGCGAAGGATCGGTATTGATGAGCAGTTTATTGTGAGTAATTACGTTTGTGGTTTGTTGTGCCAGCAAGTGCTGAGCTGCAATTAAAAATGCAAAAAATACGATTAGTTTCTTCATGGATTGTTCGCTGAACTAGTTAGTTAAAATAAGTTGAATATCTTGTGTGGGCGTGTTCTCGGTAGCCAAAGAAAATTCTTGTTTGATCTGTTTTTCAGGATTGGAGACAACAAACCGGTAGTTTGATTGCTTCTTCAATTTTAACTGAAGAAACTGATTCATGTCGTCGGTTTTACGTGGCGA
It contains:
- a CDS encoding peptide-N-glycosidase F-related protein encodes the protein MKKLIVFFAFLIAAQHLLAQQTTNVITHNKLLINTDPSQGVKSFVKWGNFPSADKEIRRIVLNLTLAYPEDRAIAHWDYMDRVKILRKGGVNGEMINYEIGRMLTPYGSNFKEGWSYTWSIDVTDFQAFLRDSVEIEYIHSGYESPDLGWDLTLDFDITFGPQVADFISVEKMWDDNYRYGDPENPIEKQLSPKTFTTAENASFARFRIQHTGHGMDEPSGCSEFCSRWRELKFDGEVVDHRDMWKDCGNNPLYPQGGTWIFDRAYWCPGDLQVPDVVDIPMKKGSHEIDLDMEPFTANNTDQPHEQITSYLFQYAAPNNENDVTIEEIIAPNLKDNYNRFNPRGFSPLIKIRNLGSRDLKKLKIIYSTKGFEEKTYQWKGNLGFYEAAIIALPGEIDMKEGINTFSVILEEPNGKEDEWDGDNNMNADFESIPTIPSKFVVEFMTNNKPEDNWVQIVSSNYDTVYSKTPEMLDSATTYIDTLELVEGTYFLNLIDTAGEGLEFWFLADAGYGRLRLKDTEGNLIHLFESDCGNGQFYAFKTDNDFKVDTTIEHLSVNIYPRMVKDYATIYTTTNKPSTLKVRITKDGEYIETHEFTNIKDAQTGLDLRHLEEGRYVMEIYVDGEHKMNRRFNKVPQSGFRD
- a CDS encoding DoxX family membrane protein, which codes for MNWKKLIITIFRTAIGWHFLYEGVAKLADGNWSAAGYLFSSTGPLSGFYQWMGGSESIMNVVDPLNMAALILIGLGLTLGLAIRVSAASGVVLLLLYYFAHPPFGGSLLANTEGSLYIVNKNVIEALALLVLFVLKEKGWGLYSLAIFSKKKDADDGSSSVKSRREALKNLATIPALGVLGLGAFNETQKFGVDTLSGATIKVGGADIKELKGELPKGKIGPHEISRLVAGGNLIGGWAHSRDLHYVPSLFRAYNTEKKIFETLMLAEEAGINTINIGFPTNATMQKYKKLTGSKIKVITQVHPDADNNDYVVNINKAIDFGVDIIQIQGNWCDWLVRDNKLDKIDLMLNHIREQGYTAGLASHTVDSLIACEEQGIIPDYYMKTMHHDNYWSAHPRENRFPFEVDGKKYADHNRFHDNLFCLYPDKTVEFVNRATVPVMGFKVLAAGAIQPEDGFNWAFKNGADFICVGMFDFQVVNDVNITIDTLNNLQGRSRKWYG